The Kribbella jejuensis region AGTACAGCTCGTCCGGTACGACGGACGACAGCACCTTGTCGACCTTGGACAGCTGTAGCCACGACTTGTACGCGAACATCCTCCACCCGAACCCGAGCTTCTGCTCCGGTACGGCGGCCTCGAACGTACGGATCGGCCACCCGACCCACGCGGCGAGCAGCTCCTCGGTCACGGTCTTCACCTCGACGGCACCGGCCCGCTCCGCCGTCCGCGCCAGGGTGTCCGGGTCGAACGTGTGCAGGTCGACGACCGCCTCCAAGGCAGCCGCGCGGGACGACTCGTCGAGCTCCTCCTGCGGGCGCCGCCAGTGCGCGAGGGCCGGGAGCTTGGTGACGTTCGTGGTCGCCCACCAGGTGAAGCGGGACAGCCGCCGGGCCACGAAGTCGCCGTACCGCGTGGGCTCGCCGCAGATCACGAAGCGGCCGCCGGGCTTGAGCACGCGGAGCATCTCGCGGAACGCCAGCTCGACGTCCGGGATGTGGTGGATGACCGCGTGCCCGATGACCAGGTCGAACGTGTTGTCGTCGTACGGCAGCTTCTCCGCGTCCGCGACCCGGCCCTCGATCGCGAAGCCGAGGGTCTTCGCGTTCTTCTTCGCGGCCTCGACCATGCCCGGGGACAGGTCGGTGACGTGCGCCTCGTCGAGGACGCCGGCCAGCTTGAGGTTCAGCGTGAAGAAGCCGGTACCGGCGCCGATCTCGAGGGTCTTGCCGTACGGCCAGCCGCCGGTGCCGGCCACCGCGGTGAAGCGGTCCCGGGCGTAGTCGACGCAGCGTTCGTCGTACGAGATAGACCACTTCTCGTCGTACGTCGAAGCTTCCCAGTCGTGGTAGAGGACCTGGGCCAGCTTGTTGTCGTTCCAGGCGGCCTCGACCTCTTCGGCGGAGGCGGCGGGCTTCTCAGCGGAGGTGGTCATTCACTTTCCCTTGAACTCGGCCTTACCCGGGCCGTTCTCGACGAAGGACTTCATCCCGATCGTGCGGTCCTCGGTGGCGAACAGCGCGGCGAACTGCTGCCGCTCGATCTCCAGTCCGGTGCCCAGCTCGACGCCGAGGCCGGAGTCGATCGACTCCTTCGCGGCGCGGAGGGCCATCGCGGCGCCGGCGCTGAACTGCGCGGCCCAGGCGACCGCGGCGTCGTACACCTCGGCGGCCGGGACGACCTGGTCGACGAGGCCGATCCGGAGCGACTCGGCGGCGTCGACGAAGCGGCCGGTGTAGATGATGTCCTTGGCCTTCGACGGGCCGACCAGGCGGGACAGCCGCTGGGTACCGCCGGCGCCCGGGATGATGCCGAGCAGGATCTCCGGCTGGCCGAGCTTGGCGTCCTCGGCGGCTATCCGGTAGTCGGCGCAGAGCGCGAGTTCACAGCCGCCGCCGAGCGCGTAGCCGGTGATCGCGGCGACGGTCGGCTTCGGGATCGCGGCGACCGCGGACAGGGAGGACTGCAGCGGGCCGGAGCGCTTGGCCATGTCGGCGTACGACATGTCAGCCATTTCCTTGATGTCCGCACCGGCGGCGAAGACGCGTTCGCCGCCGTAGATCACCACCGCGCGGACGTCGTCGTCGGCGGTCGCCTGGAGCGCGGCGGCGCGGATCTCCTCCTGCACCTGCACATTCAGCGCGTTCATCTTCGGCCGATCCAGCCGGATCGTCCCCACACCTTCACTCACGGTGAGATTCACGAACTCGCCCATGCCTGAAGCTCCTTCGCTCTGGCCTACCCACGGGTCACAACTCCGGGAACGGTACCGGATGCGGACGTCCGGCACTCACCAAGCCCCGTGGCAACAAGCCGGACGGCCGCCGGTGAGCGTGCGCGGCGGCCGTCCGGAGGGGTTGGTGAGTGTTAGACGTCCACCGCTTGGCCTGACACGGCGGAGCGGCGGGCGGCGTCGACTATTTTCAGGGTGCGGAGGCCTACGGCGCCATCGGGTTGGGGGGTTACTGCCGGCGGCTTGCCGGGGGTGGCGGGGCCGCTGGTGCGGACGGCGTCGAGGAAGGTGTCGAGCATGGCCTCGTCGAGGTTGCCGCCGATCGCGAGGTAGACCTCACCGTTCTGGTCGGTGCCGCCGATGTGCGGCAGGAACGGTTCGATCTCGACCGAGCCGTTGGTGCCGGTGACCTGCAGCGAGACGCCACCCCAGGTCGGCCCGTTGTCGGGCACGCTCC contains the following coding sequences:
- a CDS encoding class I SAM-dependent methyltransferase, translating into MTTSAEKPAASAEEVEAAWNDNKLAQVLYHDWEASTYDEKWSISYDERCVDYARDRFTAVAGTGGWPYGKTLEIGAGTGFFTLNLKLAGVLDEAHVTDLSPGMVEAAKKNAKTLGFAIEGRVADAEKLPYDDNTFDLVIGHAVIHHIPDVELAFREMLRVLKPGGRFVICGEPTRYGDFVARRLSRFTWWATTNVTKLPALAHWRRPQEELDESSRAAALEAVVDLHTFDPDTLARTAERAGAVEVKTVTEELLAAWVGWPIRTFEAAVPEQKLGFGWRMFAYKSWLQLSKVDKVLSSVVPDELYYNVSITGVANKQ
- a CDS encoding enoyl-CoA hydratase/isomerase family protein, encoding MGEFVNLTVSEGVGTIRLDRPKMNALNVQVQEEIRAAALQATADDDVRAVVIYGGERVFAAGADIKEMADMSYADMAKRSGPLQSSLSAVAAIPKPTVAAITGYALGGGCELALCADYRIAAEDAKLGQPEILLGIIPGAGGTQRLSRLVGPSKAKDIIYTGRFVDAAESLRIGLVDQVVPAAEVYDAAVAWAAQFSAGAAMALRAAKESIDSGLGVELGTGLEIERQQFAALFATEDRTIGMKSFVENGPGKAEFKGK